A single region of the Erythrobacter sp. genome encodes:
- a CDS encoding BON domain-containing protein, which translates to MADQYNDHPRHNYRDDQYDDAPRSHQESQFEPYRDERGHGQYGEGSDRFDERGYGRSDRFYEDERRGGPRGYRDDAFEDERGRSRHDRTNTRSYPEDRDRLRRRSTRGERSPYDDDARWGTMEGREWDRLGGSRHSGRRNPDPVPPVQRPSDSRRSPGAFDDDRRGSRRSSDDRADRSRPDHRGHGPANYKRSDERLMEDACERLTHDPAIDARQITVKAKDNEITLDGHVWSRGEKRDAEDCVHEVSGVKHVQNNLRIAERDEQITGGGGSKTART; encoded by the coding sequence ATGGCAGACCAGTATAACGACCACCCCCGACACAATTATCGCGACGACCAATACGACGACGCGCCCCGCTCGCACCAGGAAAGCCAGTTCGAACCCTATCGCGACGAACGCGGCCACGGGCAATACGGCGAAGGCAGCGACCGCTTCGACGAGCGCGGCTATGGCCGCTCCGACCGCTTCTACGAAGACGAACGCCGGGGCGGGCCGCGCGGCTATCGCGACGATGCCTTCGAAGACGAACGCGGCCGCAGCCGCCACGACCGCACGAACACGCGCAGCTATCCCGAAGACCGCGACCGCCTGCGCCGGCGCTCGACGCGCGGCGAGCGCAGCCCTTATGACGACGATGCCCGCTGGGGCACGATGGAAGGGCGTGAATGGGACCGCCTCGGCGGCTCGCGCCATTCCGGACGCCGCAACCCCGATCCCGTCCCGCCGGTCCAGCGGCCTTCGGATTCGCGCCGCAGCCCCGGCGCGTTCGACGACGACCGGCGCGGCTCGCGCCGGTCGTCGGACGACCGCGCGGATCGTTCCCGACCCGATCACCGGGGCCACGGCCCGGCCAATTACAAGCGCTCGGACGAGCGGCTGATGGAAGACGCCTGCGAGCGGTTGACCCACGACCCTGCGATCGACGCCCGGCAGATCACGGTCAAGGCGAAGGACAACGAGATCACGCTCGACGGCCATGTCTGGAGCCGCGGCGAGAAGCGCGATGCCGAGGACTGCGTCCACGAGGTATCGGGCGTGAAGCACGTCCAGAACAACCTGCGGATCGCGGAGCGTGACGAGCAGATTACGGGTGGTGGCGGTTCAAAAACCGCGCGCACCTGA
- a CDS encoding division plane positioning ATPase MipZ — MSDETHDPSAAARGKPAHRIVFANEKGGTGKSTTAVHVAVALAYLGARVTILDLDPRQRTSFRYMENRVRTMELRSMTLPTPACEVFTGDSVEKLLAAMARLEADCDFLIVDNPGRDDPFARAAVENADTLVTPLNDSFVDFDLIGQVDGETFKVRKLSFFAELVWEARMRRSRATLEQKRPEMDWIVVRNRTGHVEARNMARIEKALTEMSKRVGFRVTKGLSERVIYRELFPSGLTLLDKGHLGELGTSHLVARQELRALIKVLNLPEFAGAEPRLELA, encoded by the coding sequence ATGTCAGACGAAACCCACGACCCGAGCGCCGCCGCCCGAGGCAAGCCCGCGCACCGTATCGTCTTTGCCAACGAAAAGGGCGGCACGGGCAAGTCGACCACCGCGGTCCATGTCGCGGTCGCGCTGGCCTATCTCGGGGCGCGGGTGACGATCCTCGACCTCGACCCGCGCCAGCGCACCAGCTTTCGCTACATGGAAAACCGCGTGCGCACGATGGAACTGCGCTCCATGACCCTGCCGACCCCGGCCTGCGAGGTCTTCACCGGGGACAGCGTCGAGAAGCTGCTTGCGGCGATGGCCCGGCTCGAGGCGGACTGCGATTTCCTGATCGTCGACAATCCCGGCCGCGACGACCCTTTCGCCCGCGCGGCGGTGGAGAACGCCGACACGCTGGTGACGCCCCTGAACGACAGCTTCGTCGATTTCGACCTCATCGGGCAGGTCGACGGGGAGACGTTCAAGGTGCGCAAGCTGTCCTTCTTCGCCGAGCTCGTCTGGGAAGCGCGGATGCGCCGCAGCCGGGCGACGCTCGAGCAGAAGCGGCCCGAGATGGACTGGATCGTGGTCCGCAACCGCACCGGCCACGTCGAGGCGCGCAACATGGCGCGCATCGAAAAGGCGCTCACCGAAATGTCGAAGCGGGTCGGTTTCCGCGTGACCAAGGGGCTGTCCGAGCGCGTGATCTACCGCGAGCTGTTTCCCTCGGGTCTCACCCTGCTCGACAAGGGGCACCTCGGCGAACTGGGCACCAGCCACCTTGTCGCACGGCAGGAACTGCGCGCGCTGATCAAGGTGCTGAACCTGCCCGAATTCGCCGGGGCCGAGCCGCGGCTGGAGCTCGCCTGA
- a CDS encoding molecular chaperone DnaJ, protein MLKAAIILLLIVIVWRWALGSWPWDGLFAQPGRERELAQARLLLGVGKRAGRGQILAAHKRVLARVHPDRGGSSAAVHEANAARDLLLAELSDGGASGANGDPGAGGDGGGGD, encoded by the coding sequence ATGCTCAAGGCGGCGATCATCCTCCTGCTGATCGTGATCGTCTGGCGCTGGGCGCTCGGCAGCTGGCCGTGGGACGGGCTGTTCGCGCAGCCTGGGCGCGAGCGGGAACTGGCGCAGGCGCGGCTCCTGCTGGGCGTCGGCAAGCGCGCGGGGCGCGGCCAGATCCTCGCCGCGCACAAGCGGGTGCTTGCGCGGGTCCATCCCGACCGGGGCGGCTCGTCCGCGGCGGTGCACGAGGCGAACGCGGCGCGCGACCTCCTTCTGGCCGAGCTTTCGGATGGCGGAGCGAGCGGGGCGAACGGCGACCCGGGTGCGGGCGGGGATGGCGGCGGGGGCGATTGA
- the pgmG gene encoding phosphoglucomutase/phosphomannomutase PgmG — translation MSHHFDPSVLREYDIRGIIGQTLGPDDARAIGRSFATLLREAGGETVAIGYDGRMSSPMLEHALCEGLTSGGCNVVRIGLGPTPMLYYAEASSEEIDGGIQITGSHNPPNYNGFKMVFQGRPFFGADIQKLGKIAEEGVWSSGSGEVTERDVMGEYVERLLEGLAGIDTGELSTLKVGWDAGNGAAGPALERLAARLPGEHHLLFTDVDGHFPNHHPDPTVEANLADLRALVAEKKLDFGVAFDGDGDRIGAIDGEGRVIWGDQLLMIYAEDVLERHAGATIIADVKASRALFDAVAAHGGKPLMWKTGHSLIKSKMKETGSPLAGEMSGHVFFADEYYGFDDALYAGVRLIAASARLGKSVTELREAMPAMLNTPEMRFQVDESRKFAAIAEVSERLKTNPGPDVEDVNATDGVRVTTKDGWWLLRASNTQDVLVARAESDSEDGLERLMAQIDEQLALSGLERGESVGH, via the coding sequence ATGAGCCACCACTTCGACCCGAGCGTGCTGCGCGAATACGACATCCGCGGAATCATCGGCCAGACCCTCGGCCCCGACGACGCGCGGGCCATCGGCCGGTCCTTCGCCACCCTGCTGCGCGAGGCCGGCGGCGAAACGGTCGCGATCGGCTATGACGGGCGGATGAGTTCCCCCATGCTCGAACACGCGCTGTGCGAGGGGCTCACCTCGGGCGGGTGCAATGTCGTGCGGATCGGGCTCGGCCCGACCCCGATGCTCTATTACGCCGAGGCTTCAAGTGAAGAGATAGATGGCGGCATTCAGATAACTGGCAGCCACAATCCCCCCAACTACAATGGCTTCAAGATGGTATTTCAGGGGCGTCCGTTCTTCGGCGCCGACATCCAGAAGCTCGGGAAAATCGCTGAAGAGGGGGTCTGGTCCAGTGGCTCGGGCGAGGTCACCGAACGCGATGTCATGGGCGAGTATGTCGAGCGCCTGCTCGAGGGTCTCGCCGGAATCGACACCGGCGAACTCTCCACCCTCAAGGTCGGCTGGGATGCGGGCAACGGGGCCGCCGGGCCCGCGCTCGAACGGCTGGCCGCACGGCTTCCCGGGGAACATCATCTGCTGTTTACCGATGTCGATGGACATTTTCCAAACCACCATCCTGATCCGACTGTCGAAGCCAATCTGGCCGATCTTCGGGCGTTGGTCGCGGAGAAGAAGCTCGATTTCGGAGTGGCTTTCGACGGCGACGGCGACCGCATCGGCGCGATCGACGGCGAGGGCAGGGTGATCTGGGGCGACCAGCTGCTGATGATCTATGCCGAGGACGTCCTCGAACGCCACGCCGGCGCGACGATCATCGCCGATGTGAAGGCGAGCCGCGCGCTGTTCGACGCGGTCGCGGCGCATGGCGGCAAACCGCTGATGTGGAAGACCGGCCATTCTCTCATCAAGTCCAAAATGAAGGAAACGGGTTCGCCGCTCGCGGGCGAGATGAGCGGGCACGTCTTCTTCGCGGACGAATATTACGGGTTCGACGACGCGCTCTATGCCGGCGTGCGCCTGATCGCGGCGAGCGCGCGACTCGGGAAATCCGTGACCGAGCTGCGCGAAGCCATGCCCGCCATGCTCAACACGCCGGAAATGCGCTTCCAGGTCGACGAGAGCCGCAAGTTCGCCGCGATCGCCGAGGTGTCCGAGCGACTCAAGACCAACCCCGGCCCCGATGTCGAGGACGTCAACGCGACCGACGGCGTGCGGGTGACGACCAAGGACGGTTGGTGGCTGCTGCGCGCCTCGAACACGCAGGATGTGCTCGTCGCGCGCGCGGAAAGCGACAGCGAGGACGGGCTCGAGCGGCTGATGGCGCAGATCGACGAACAGCTCGCGCTCTCGGGCCTCGAACGCGGCGAAAGCGTCGGGCACTGA
- a CDS encoding DUF2059 domain-containing protein: MRKIVFALALCSASLGGPLAAQDAPAEEGVDLAAEGETGEWDANADPLREAMAQMEALFPREPLTAEQEARLPAAERIVAAMIPEGTMGDIMGQMMDDLVRPMMEMGPSPARATAARGLGMVPFELDLDDAEAAELAALFDPAWRDRQEREMAVIPQVMREMMTVMEPPMRKAMSELYAIRFSAAELAEIEGFFSTPTGRRYASESFVMASDPRMIGASMEALPALMESMEDIEARIAEATGDLPERRAYEELDAAERERVRALTGLSEEDILANLSGDAGDDIGAAAEAAALEGEE, from the coding sequence ATGAGGAAGATCGTTTTCGCACTGGCGCTTTGCTCGGCGTCGCTCGGTGGGCCGCTCGCCGCGCAGGACGCGCCGGCGGAAGAAGGAGTCGATCTCGCCGCCGAGGGCGAGACGGGGGAATGGGACGCAAACGCCGATCCGCTCCGCGAGGCGATGGCGCAGATGGAGGCGCTGTTCCCGCGCGAACCCCTCACCGCGGAGCAGGAGGCGCGCCTGCCCGCCGCCGAGCGGATCGTCGCGGCGATGATCCCGGAAGGCACGATGGGCGACATCATGGGCCAGATGATGGACGACCTCGTGCGCCCGATGATGGAGATGGGCCCGTCGCCCGCGCGCGCGACGGCGGCGCGCGGGCTCGGCATGGTGCCGTTCGAGCTCGACCTCGACGACGCCGAGGCGGCCGAACTCGCCGCCCTGTTCGATCCCGCCTGGCGGGATCGCCAGGAGCGCGAGATGGCCGTCATCCCGCAAGTCATGCGCGAGATGATGACGGTGATGGAGCCGCCCATGCGCAAGGCCATGTCCGAACTCTACGCGATCCGCTTTTCCGCCGCCGAACTGGCCGAGATCGAGGGCTTCTTCTCGACCCCGACCGGGCGCCGCTATGCCAGCGAGAGCTTCGTCATGGCGAGCGATCCGCGCATGATCGGGGCGAGCATGGAGGCGCTTCCGGCGCTGATGGAGAGCATGGAGGACATCGAGGCGCGCATCGCCGAGGCGACCGGGGACCTTCCCGAACGCCGCGCCTACGAGGAACTGGACGCGGCCGAGCGCGAGCGGGTGCGCGCGCTGACCGGCCTTTCCGAAGAGGACATTCTCGCCAACCTTTCGGGCGATGCCGGGGACGACATCGGAGCGGCGGCCGAAGCCGCGGCGCTGGAAGGCGAAGAATAG